From a single Jatrophihabitans sp. genomic region:
- a CDS encoding glycosyltransferase family 1 protein, translating to MLRVLVDATAIPAELRGVGRYLDNVLPALAAAGVEVTAVAQARDREHFEDLGVGCVPDVAVPAGRAARLAWEQVGLPAVAARVAPDILHSPHYTHPLRWRGPLAVTVHDGTFFSDPQWHTRSKGPFFRAATRLAVRRADVCIVPAQATADELHRRLGLEPDRVQVAHLGVDTALFTPPDAEAKARARAAAGLEPDEEFVAFLGTLEPRKNVPALIRGWVSACARIDGRPPALVLAGGAGWDSEVDAAAAAAPAHLRLLRPGYLPLAELPGLLGAAAVVAYPSLGEGFGLPVLEAMACGAAVLTTRRLALPEVGGEAVAYTEPDDASIADALGWLLADPGLREQLGQAGLARAAGFSWAACAQAHLRAYEDALRRCGLEGRR from the coding sequence GTGCTGCGTGTGCTTGTCGACGCCACGGCCATCCCCGCCGAACTGCGCGGGGTCGGGCGTTACCTCGACAATGTGCTGCCCGCACTGGCGGCGGCCGGTGTAGAGGTGACAGCCGTGGCCCAGGCTCGCGACCGGGAACACTTTGAGGACTTGGGCGTCGGCTGCGTGCCGGACGTGGCGGTGCCGGCCGGCCGGGCCGCCCGGCTGGCCTGGGAGCAGGTCGGGTTGCCCGCGGTGGCCGCCCGGGTCGCGCCCGACATCCTGCACTCACCGCACTACACCCATCCACTGCGCTGGCGGGGCCCGCTGGCGGTGACCGTGCACGACGGCACTTTCTTCTCCGACCCGCAGTGGCACACCCGGTCCAAGGGCCCGTTCTTCCGTGCCGCGACCCGGCTGGCGGTGCGCCGGGCCGACGTCTGCATCGTGCCGGCCCAGGCCACCGCCGACGAGCTGCACCGCCGGCTGGGCCTTGAGCCCGACCGGGTGCAGGTCGCCCACCTGGGCGTGGACACGGCGCTGTTCACGCCGCCGGACGCCGAGGCCAAGGCCCGGGCCCGAGCCGCCGCCGGCCTGGAGCCGGACGAGGAGTTCGTCGCCTTCCTCGGCACCCTGGAACCCCGCAAGAACGTCCCGGCGTTGATCCGGGGCTGGGTGTCGGCCTGCGCCCGGATCGACGGGCGGCCACCGGCCCTGGTGCTGGCCGGCGGGGCCGGTTGGGACAGCGAGGTCGACGCCGCAGCGGCGGCGGCGCCGGCGCACCTTCGGCTGCTGCGTCCGGGCTACCTGCCGCTGGCCGAGCTGCCCGGCCTGCTCGGCGCGGCCGCCGTGGTGGCCTATCCGAGTCTCGGCGAGGGCTTCGGCCTGCCGGTGCTGGAGGCGATGGCCTGCGGCGCGGCGGTGCTGACCACCCGGCGGCTGGCGCTGCCCGAGGTGGGCGGCGAGGCGGTGGCCTACACCGAGCCCGACGACGCCTCCATCGCCGACGCTCTCGGATGGCTGCTGGCCGACCCGGGACTGCGCGAGCAGCTGGGGCAGGCCGGCCTGGCCCGGGCGGCGGGGTTCAGCTGGGCCGCCTGCGCCCAGGCCCACCTGCGGGCTTATGAGGACGCGTTGCGGCGTTGCGGGCTGGAAGGCAGGCGTTGA
- a CDS encoding type II toxin-antitoxin system prevent-host-death family antitoxin encodes MMTGLRELRQQASELVRQAEAGETITVTVSGREVAELGPVRRNRWRRGTDIADVFRGAPDEDWARDRDAVDGSVVDPFSR; translated from the coding sequence ATGATGACGGGTTTGCGGGAGCTGCGCCAACAGGCCAGTGAGCTGGTTCGGCAGGCTGAAGCCGGTGAGACGATCACGGTGACGGTCTCGGGCCGCGAGGTGGCTGAGTTGGGACCGGTGCGCCGAAACCGCTGGCGGCGGGGCACGGACATCGCCGACGTGTTCCGCGGGGCGCCCGACGAGGACTGGGCGCGGGACCGGGACGCGGTCGACGGCAGCGTGGTCGACCCGTTCAGCCGATGA
- a CDS encoding NDP-sugar synthase: MTASVEAIVLVGGKGTRLRPLTLSAPKPMLPTAGVPFLTHLLSRIKAAGISHVILGTSYQAEVFSEHFGDGAALGLELEYVVETEPLGTGGAIGNVAHLLRGDTAMIFNGDILTGCDLTGLLDQHRRTSADVTLHLTTVPDPRAFGCVPTDADGRVTAFLEKDPNPVTDQINAGTYVFSRAVVESIPSGRPVSVELETFPGLLADGALVTGYLDTSYWRDLGKPADFVAGSADLVRGIAPTEALPGPTGESLVLPEAKVADGAILTGGCTVGRNCVIEPGAVIDGSVLFDGVRVAAGASVRASIVGRNAVIGAGAVLDTVVIGDRAVIGARVELLSGARVWPDVQLADGSVRFSADS; the protein is encoded by the coding sequence ATGACTGCATCGGTCGAGGCGATAGTGCTGGTGGGCGGCAAGGGCACCCGGCTGCGGCCGTTGACGTTGTCGGCGCCCAAGCCGATGCTGCCGACGGCCGGCGTGCCCTTCCTGACCCACCTGCTGTCGCGGATCAAGGCCGCCGGAATCTCCCACGTCATCCTGGGAACCAGCTACCAGGCCGAGGTGTTCTCCGAGCACTTCGGCGACGGCGCGGCGCTGGGCCTGGAGTTGGAGTACGTGGTGGAGACCGAGCCGCTGGGCACCGGCGGCGCGATCGGCAACGTCGCGCACCTGCTGCGCGGGGACACCGCGATGATCTTCAACGGTGACATCCTGACCGGCTGCGACCTGACCGGCCTGCTCGACCAGCACCGCCGCACGTCCGCCGACGTCACCCTGCACCTGACCACCGTGCCGGACCCGCGTGCCTTCGGCTGCGTGCCGACCGACGCCGACGGCCGGGTGACCGCCTTCCTGGAGAAGGACCCGAACCCGGTCACCGACCAGATCAACGCCGGGACCTACGTGTTCTCCCGCGCGGTCGTCGAGTCGATCCCGTCCGGACGCCCGGTCTCGGTGGAGCTCGAGACCTTTCCGGGCCTGCTCGCCGACGGCGCCCTGGTGACCGGCTACCTGGACACCAGCTACTGGCGCGACCTGGGCAAGCCGGCCGACTTCGTGGCCGGATCTGCCGACCTGGTAAGGGGAATCGCGCCCACCGAGGCGCTGCCGGGGCCCACCGGTGAGTCTCTGGTGCTGCCGGAGGCGAAGGTCGCCGACGGCGCGATCCTGACCGGCGGCTGCACGGTCGGCCGGAACTGCGTGATCGAGCCGGGCGCGGTGATCGACGGCTCGGTGCTCTTCGACGGCGTGCGAGTGGCGGCCGGCGCCTCGGTGCGTGCCAGCATCGTCGGCCGCAACGCGGTCATCGGCGCCGGCGCCGTGCTGGACACGGTGGTGATCGGGGACCGGGCGGTGATCGGCGCCCGCGTGGAGTTGCTGTCCGGGGCGCGGGTCTGGCCCGACGTCCAGCTTGCCGACGGCAGCGTGCGATTCTCGGCCGACAGCTGA
- a CDS encoding serine hydrolase domain-containing protein, whose amino-acid sequence MDPLRQVSDWPVPHAAAAVLGPAGVLAVVGDTSMPFPLASVTKPLAALGALVAVEEGAIELDRPVVEYAAERLGDELAAELGSMTLRHLLSHASGLAPDRRKRGADVGAKRIYSNVGFDLVGELVADATGIDFADYLAEAVFAPLRMSTASLAGSPAFAGTASVADLQAVIGELLSPSGLLHPDTLADARSVQFPGILGVLPGYGGQRPNDWGLGFEIRGQKDPHWTSPRNSPATYGHFGRSGTMFWIDPQAQLGLVALADKGFGPWAIRAWPQLAEAVLDSYS is encoded by the coding sequence ATGGACCCCTTGCGACAGGTGTCGGACTGGCCGGTGCCCCACGCCGCGGCCGCGGTGCTCGGCCCGGCCGGCGTGCTGGCTGTCGTGGGCGACACCTCGATGCCGTTTCCGCTGGCCTCGGTGACCAAGCCGCTGGCCGCGCTGGGCGCCCTGGTCGCCGTCGAGGAGGGCGCCATCGAGCTCGACCGACCGGTGGTGGAGTACGCCGCCGAGCGACTGGGCGACGAGCTGGCCGCCGAACTGGGGTCGATGACCCTGCGGCACCTGCTCTCCCACGCCTCCGGGCTGGCCCCGGACCGCCGTAAGCGCGGGGCCGACGTCGGCGCCAAGCGGATCTACTCCAACGTCGGCTTCGACCTGGTCGGCGAGCTGGTCGCCGACGCCACCGGCATCGACTTCGCCGACTACCTCGCCGAAGCGGTGTTCGCGCCGCTGCGGATGAGCACCGCCTCACTGGCCGGCTCACCGGCCTTCGCGGGCACCGCCTCGGTGGCCGACCTGCAGGCCGTGATCGGCGAGCTGCTGAGCCCCAGCGGCCTGTTGCACCCCGACACCCTGGCCGACGCCCGCAGCGTGCAGTTCCCCGGCATCCTCGGGGTGCTGCCCGGCTACGGCGGCCAGCGCCCGAACGACTGGGGGCTGGGCTTTGAGATCCGCGGCCAGAAGGACCCGCACTGGACCTCGCCACGTAACTCCCCCGCCACCTACGGCCATTTCGGCCGCAGCGGCACGATGTTCTGGATCGACCCGCAGGCCCAGCTGGGCCTGGTGGCCCTGGCCGACAAGGGCTTCGGCCCGTGGGCGATCAGGGCCTGGCCGCAGCTGGCCGAGGCGGTGCTCGACAGCTACAGCTGA
- a CDS encoding lysylphosphatidylglycerol synthase domain-containing protein, whose product MPVSDSDAPTASPAADRPARSRLSVLLKAGGLVIAALAVGLCVLTLAREWSGISDALGDARPGWLLLALLAAAAAMTGLGLLWWRCLQVFGAATRRRDAVSWYFGGELGKYVPGGVWPVLGRGELASRAGVARSTGYVTTLISYAAMCVAAAVVCGVLAPFVAADGDGLSWGWLMLALIPLGVGALHPAVLGRLLAVGAKLTRGRVSIEPRPWRVMLGLTCWSIVTWLLVGAVSVWVAEALGYSQQPARVAFAAVAAWIIGFLAIPVPAGAGLRELVFLAISGLDNGPAVAVAAIARLLFIAVDAGGGLLGLWAARRAGVAVSARAGAGDGTPTDSALTN is encoded by the coding sequence GTGCCGGTATCCGACAGCGACGCGCCAACGGCCTCGCCAGCGGCGGACCGTCCGGCCCGATCTCGGCTGAGCGTGCTGCTCAAGGCCGGCGGCCTGGTGATCGCGGCTCTGGCGGTCGGGCTGTGCGTGCTGACCCTGGCCCGGGAGTGGAGCGGCATCTCCGACGCCCTCGGCGACGCCCGGCCGGGCTGGCTGCTGTTGGCCCTGCTGGCGGCCGCGGCGGCGATGACCGGCCTGGGACTGCTGTGGTGGCGCTGCCTGCAGGTGTTCGGCGCCGCCACCCGCCGCCGGGACGCGGTGTCCTGGTACTTCGGCGGCGAGCTGGGCAAGTACGTCCCCGGCGGCGTCTGGCCGGTGCTGGGCCGCGGTGAGCTGGCCTCGCGGGCCGGCGTCGCGCGCTCGACCGGCTACGTGACTACGCTGATCTCCTACGCCGCGATGTGCGTGGCCGCCGCCGTGGTGTGCGGGGTGCTCGCGCCGTTCGTGGCAGCCGACGGCGACGGTCTGAGCTGGGGCTGGCTGATGCTGGCGCTCATCCCGCTCGGGGTCGGCGCGCTGCATCCGGCGGTGCTGGGGCGGCTGCTGGCGGTGGGCGCGAAGCTGACCCGCGGCCGGGTGAGCATCGAGCCGCGACCGTGGCGGGTGATGCTGGGCCTGACCTGCTGGTCGATCGTGACCTGGCTGCTGGTGGGCGCGGTGTCGGTGTGGGTCGCCGAGGCGCTGGGCTACTCCCAGCAGCCGGCTCGGGTAGCGTTCGCCGCGGTGGCGGCCTGGATCATCGGCTTTCTGGCCATTCCGGTGCCGGCCGGGGCGGGGCTGCGCGAGCTGGTGTTCCTGGCGATCAGCGGCCTGGACAACGGGCCCGCGGTCGCGGTGGCAGCCATCGCCCGGCTGCTGTTCATCGCCGTCGACGCCGGCGGCGGGCTGCTCGGGCTGTGGGCTGCGCGCCGGGCCGGGGTGGCTGTGAGCGCACGCGCGGGCGCCGGCGACGGCACGCCGACTGACAGCGCATTGACCAACTGA
- the helR gene encoding RNA polymerase recycling motor ATPase HelR, protein MNPLTASAFDLPHHLAAKADPSLIAGDERHFAALARSLEQAIADLSDRLDAERKAPGGSGQHALDRDLEIHRLTARLRALRRFGVDLCLGRIVRADDPEPLYIGRLGLTDSEGRRLLLDWRSAAAEPFFGATHAHPMGLASRRRYRWSAGRISDYWDEVFTADGMAGTAGHAALDDQSAFLASLGSSRSPRMRDVLATIQADQDAIIRAGSAGALVVDGGPGTGKTVVALHRAAYLLYSDPRLRSQGGHHTGGVLIVGPHQPYLDYVADVLPSLGEEGVQLCTLRDLVAEGARAVIETDPEVARLKSSAGLVTAIEAAVRFYEEPPTTPLTVETDWADVRLTPDDWAEAFEAAEPGTAHNEAREQVFGELLTILVDKHEDVPEEQLRRSLLRNRELLTAFNRAWPLIDAADLVADLWSVPAYLRACAAWLSRDDVLALQRKDARAWTVSDLPLLDAARQRLGDPETARRSRRRQAEIAAQRQTMSRVIDDLIAADDSELLLMTTLRHQDLRDALIDQDGLPKADPDLLAGPFAHVIVDEAQELTDAEWQMLLLRCPSRSFTVVGDRAQARHGFAESWQERLERIGFDQIKLATLSINYRTPEEVMAEAEPVIRAVLPDANVPTSIRSTGVPVVHGSVSELGSILDGWLAEHADGIACVIGAGDLEDSAFRAVLQDRPRVRSLTPLLSKGLEFDLVVLIDPDTFGTEPAGELSGGGPFDGVTSGIEGAVDRYVAMTRATQRLVLLTSS, encoded by the coding sequence GTGAACCCCCTGACTGCCAGCGCGTTCGACCTTCCCCACCACCTCGCGGCCAAGGCCGACCCGAGTTTGATCGCCGGGGACGAGCGGCACTTCGCGGCCCTCGCGCGCAGCCTTGAGCAGGCGATCGCCGACCTGTCCGACCGCCTCGACGCCGAGCGCAAGGCGCCCGGCGGCAGCGGCCAGCACGCTCTGGACCGGGACCTGGAGATCCATCGGCTGACCGCTCGGCTGCGCGCCCTGCGCCGCTTCGGCGTGGACCTGTGCCTCGGGCGCATCGTCAGAGCGGACGACCCCGAGCCGCTGTACATCGGACGGCTCGGCCTCACCGACAGCGAGGGCCGCCGGCTGCTGCTCGACTGGCGCTCCGCCGCGGCCGAGCCGTTCTTCGGCGCCACTCACGCCCACCCGATGGGCCTGGCCAGCCGCCGCAGGTATCGCTGGAGCGCGGGGCGGATCAGCGACTACTGGGACGAGGTGTTCACCGCCGACGGGATGGCCGGGACGGCAGGCCACGCCGCGCTCGATGACCAATCGGCCTTTCTCGCCAGCCTGGGCAGCAGCCGGTCGCCCCGGATGCGGGACGTGCTCGCCACCATCCAGGCCGATCAGGACGCCATCATCCGCGCGGGTTCGGCCGGCGCCCTGGTCGTCGACGGCGGGCCGGGCACCGGTAAGACCGTCGTCGCGCTGCACCGCGCCGCCTACCTGCTCTACTCCGACCCCCGGCTGCGTTCCCAGGGCGGTCACCACACCGGCGGGGTGCTGATCGTCGGCCCGCACCAGCCCTACCTGGACTACGTCGCCGACGTCCTACCCAGCCTCGGCGAGGAGGGCGTGCAGCTGTGCACCCTGCGCGATCTGGTCGCCGAGGGCGCGAGGGCGGTGATCGAGACCGATCCGGAGGTGGCGCGCCTGAAGTCCTCGGCGGGACTGGTGACGGCGATCGAGGCGGCCGTCCGGTTCTACGAGGAGCCGCCGACCACACCGCTGACGGTGGAGACCGACTGGGCCGACGTCCGGCTGACACCCGACGACTGGGCGGAGGCGTTTGAGGCGGCTGAGCCCGGAACCGCGCACAACGAGGCGCGTGAGCAGGTCTTCGGAGAGCTCCTCACAATCCTGGTGGACAAGCACGAGGACGTCCCGGAGGAGCAGCTGCGCAGGTCGCTGCTGCGCAACCGGGAGCTGCTGACTGCCTTCAACCGCGCGTGGCCGCTGATCGACGCGGCCGACCTGGTCGCTGACCTGTGGTCGGTGCCCGCCTACCTGCGCGCCTGCGCTGCCTGGCTGAGCCGCGACGATGTGCTTGCGCTGCAGCGCAAAGATGCCCGGGCCTGGACGGTGTCGGACCTGCCGCTGCTGGACGCTGCCCGGCAGCGGCTCGGCGATCCGGAGACGGCCCGGCGCTCCCGGCGACGGCAAGCCGAGATCGCTGCCCAGCGGCAGACGATGTCCCGGGTGATCGATGACCTCATCGCGGCCGACGACTCCGAGCTGCTCCTGATGACCACCCTGCGCCACCAGGACCTGCGGGACGCCCTGATCGACCAGGACGGGTTGCCCAAGGCCGACCCGGACCTGCTCGCCGGTCCCTTCGCGCACGTCATCGTCGACGAGGCGCAGGAGCTGACCGACGCCGAGTGGCAGATGCTGCTGCTGCGCTGCCCGTCCCGGAGCTTCACCGTCGTCGGCGACCGCGCCCAGGCCCGGCACGGGTTCGCCGAGTCGTGGCAGGAGCGGCTGGAGCGGATCGGGTTCGACCAGATCAAGCTGGCGACGCTCAGCATCAACTACCGGACGCCGGAAGAGGTGATGGCCGAGGCCGAGCCAGTCATCCGGGCCGTGCTCCCGGACGCCAACGTGCCGACCTCCATCCGCAGCACCGGGGTGCCCGTCGTACATGGATCGGTCTCCGAGCTGGGTTCGATCCTGGACGGCTGGCTGGCCGAGCACGCCGACGGCATCGCCTGCGTCATCGGCGCCGGTGACCTCGAAGACTCCGCGTTCCGGGCAGTGCTGCAGGACAGGCCGCGGGTCCGGTCGCTGACCCCGCTGCTATCAAAGGGGCTCGAGTTCGACCTGGTCGTCCTCATCGACCCAGACACCTTCGGCACGGAGCCGGCCGGCGAGCTCTCAGGCGGCGGGCCGTTCGACGGCGTCACCAGTGGCATCGAAGGCGCCGTCGACCGCTATGTGGCGATGACCCGGGCGACCCAGCGACTCGTTCTGCTCACCAGCTCCTGA
- a CDS encoding glycosyltransferase family 2 protein, whose translation MTGTAFDNERSTGDERSTDDERSTGDERSTGDERTDAEPAGAGSGEAAAKDTVAVVAVTFSPGSSLTGFLDSLEQATDREVEVLLADNGSSDGAPEAAARRAGVRLISTGGNVGYGRAANAGVAATSADWVVVANPDVVWEPGSLDELLAATERWPRAGSLGPLIRQPDGQVYPSARALPTLGRGIGHAVCGWWWPSNPWSAAYRRENSEPTERTADWLSGSCLLLRRQAFESVGGFDPAYFMYFEDVDLGERLAATGWLNVYVPAAAVTHTGSHATSRHASAMTSAHHHSAWLYFSRHYPGLRWLPLRLVVRLGLAVREQLSLRIGGVSAGARPHGKQRRLPEDSNRMDNADKGKAG comes from the coding sequence TTGACCGGCACCGCGTTCGACAACGAGCGCTCGACCGGCGACGAGCGCTCGACCGACGACGAGCGTTCGACCGGCGACGAGCGTTCGACCGGCGACGAGCGGACGGACGCCGAGCCGGCCGGCGCCGGGTCGGGGGAGGCCGCCGCCAAGGACACCGTCGCGGTCGTCGCGGTCACCTTCTCGCCGGGCAGCTCGCTCACCGGCTTTCTGGACAGCCTGGAGCAGGCCACCGACCGCGAGGTCGAGGTGCTGCTGGCCGACAACGGCTCCAGCGACGGGGCGCCCGAGGCAGCCGCGCGGCGCGCCGGGGTCAGGCTGATCAGCACCGGCGGCAACGTCGGTTACGGCCGGGCCGCCAACGCCGGCGTCGCGGCGACCAGCGCCGACTGGGTGGTGGTGGCCAACCCGGACGTGGTGTGGGAGCCGGGCTCGCTCGACGAGCTGCTGGCCGCGACCGAGCGCTGGCCCCGAGCCGGCTCGCTCGGCCCGCTGATCCGCCAGCCCGACGGCCAGGTCTACCCCTCGGCCCGGGCGCTGCCCACCCTCGGACGGGGCATCGGGCACGCCGTGTGCGGCTGGTGGTGGCCGAGCAATCCCTGGAGCGCCGCCTACCGTCGGGAGAACTCAGAACCGACCGAGCGGACCGCCGACTGGTTGTCAGGGTCATGCTTGCTGCTGCGCAGGCAGGCCTTCGAGTCCGTCGGTGGCTTTGACCCGGCGTACTTCATGTACTTCGAGGACGTGGACCTGGGGGAGCGGCTGGCCGCCACCGGTTGGCTGAACGTCTACGTCCCCGCGGCGGCGGTGACCCACACCGGATCGCACGCCACCTCGCGGCACGCCTCGGCGATGACCTCGGCCCACCATCACAGCGCCTGGCTGTATTTCAGCCGGCACTACCCGGGACTGCGCTGGCTGCCGTTGCGGCTGGTGGTACGCCTCGGGCTGGCGGTTCGGGAACAATTGTCACTACGCATCGGCGGCGTCAGCGCCGGCGCCCGACCGCACGGCAAGCAGCGCCGCCTACCAGAGGACTCCAACCGCATGGACAACGCTGATAAGGGGAAAGCCGGATGA
- a CDS encoding PIN domain-containing protein, whose amino-acid sequence MRVVLDTSVLLGPDPGPIEADVAICAVSLAELHFGVLVAASPTVRAERLRRLGVIEKTFDALPVDDAVAREYGRLAAAVAAAGRQPRARVADLLIAATAAAHQATLWTRNPSDLAGLEGLVDIHQSA is encoded by the coding sequence ATGAGGGTCGTGCTGGACACCAGCGTGTTGCTGGGCCCCGACCCCGGTCCGATCGAGGCAGACGTCGCCATCTGCGCGGTGTCGCTTGCCGAGCTTCATTTCGGCGTCCTCGTCGCGGCCTCGCCGACGGTGCGGGCTGAGCGACTCCGTCGGTTGGGCGTCATCGAGAAGACCTTCGACGCGCTGCCGGTCGATGACGCCGTCGCACGTGAGTACGGCCGATTGGCCGCGGCGGTGGCAGCGGCCGGCCGGCAACCGAGAGCCCGCGTCGCCGATCTGCTCATCGCCGCGACCGCCGCCGCGCACCAGGCGACGTTGTGGACCCGCAACCCGAGCGACCTGGCAGGGCTTGAGGGCCTCGTCGACATCCACCAATCGGCTTGA